One Candidatus Zixiibacteriota bacterium genomic window carries:
- a CDS encoding chemotaxis response regulator protein-glutamate methylesterase, whose product MSSVPEKTINVVVVDDSAFMRKALTLMLESDLTIKVVGTARDGEEAIEKVRLLKPDLVTMDIEMPRMDGLTALRQIMATDPVPVMMVSSLTTEGAHATFEALDLGAVDFIPKQMSFVSLDIVKIKGELLAKIKDIARRKHLLMARHRQRQLGGTGARGKLGVGNLAVATTATPASIRTTRRRNHPIGIVAIGSSTGGPPALQGIIPKLPRNLPVGIVIAQHIPPMFTKSLAERLDGLSQVAVREAVDGESVQPGVVLLAPGGRQITVRKRGGSATVIVSDQPANTLYRPCVDVMMNSVAESYTSTAMGIILTGMGNNGVVGLTNLKQKGGVVIAQNEATCVVYGMPRAVIEAGIADHIVPIEDIAAELASYF is encoded by the coding sequence ATGAGCAGCGTGCCGGAGAAGACAATAAACGTTGTGGTGGTGGATGATTCCGCCTTTATGCGTAAGGCCCTCACGCTTATGCTCGAGTCGGACCTTACGATCAAAGTTGTCGGGACCGCGCGGGACGGCGAGGAGGCGATCGAGAAGGTCCGTCTGCTCAAGCCGGATTTGGTCACCATGGATATCGAAATGCCGCGGATGGACGGCCTGACTGCATTGCGTCAGATCATGGCCACCGATCCGGTGCCGGTCATGATGGTGTCATCGCTGACGACCGAAGGGGCGCATGCCACGTTTGAGGCGCTTGACCTGGGAGCTGTTGATTTCATTCCCAAGCAGATGTCATTCGTGAGTTTGGACATTGTGAAGATCAAAGGAGAATTGCTGGCCAAGATCAAGGATATCGCCAGGCGCAAGCACCTGCTCATGGCTCGTCACCGGCAGCGACAATTGGGCGGGACTGGTGCCAGGGGCAAGCTCGGTGTTGGCAACCTGGCTGTGGCCACAACCGCAACACCTGCTTCGATACGGACAACCCGTCGGCGAAACCACCCGATCGGCATCGTTGCGATCGGCTCCTCGACCGGCGGACCGCCCGCGCTTCAGGGCATCATTCCGAAATTGCCGCGCAACCTCCCGGTGGGTATTGTCATCGCCCAACACATACCGCCCATGTTTACCAAGTCACTGGCGGAGCGGTTGGATGGCCTTTCGCAGGTGGCCGTGCGTGAAGCGGTCGACGGCGAATCAGTCCAGCCGGGAGTCGTGCTGCTGGCGCCCGGCGGGCGCCAGATAACCGTGCGAAAACGGGGAGGCTCGGCCACCGTGATTGTTTCCGACCAGCCTGCCAACACCCTCTACCGGCCGTGCGTTGACGTCATGATGAACTCAGTCGCCGAAAGCTATACCTCCACAGCAATGGGGATTATCCTGACCGGCATGGGGAACAACGGGGTGGTCGGTTTGACCAATCTCAAGCAGAAGGGGGGCGTAGTGATCGCCCAAAACGAAGCCACCTGCGTGGTGTATGGGATGCCGAGAGCCGTCATCGAAGCCGGCATCGCCGACCATATCGTGCCCATAGAGGATATTGCCGCCGAACTAGCCAGCTACTTCTGA
- a CDS encoding chemotaxis protein CheA: MSNETELQLDEMKEIIDDFLVETDELLHSLDTNLVKLETMPSDLNLLNEIFRAAHTIKGTSSFLGFDQVTELTHKMEDVLNKLRKAELAVTPEIMDVLLASLDLLMTLIENVRARNTERLDLTQIVANLVAIQTGGSAPVLPEASPVVEVAAIKASPAEDVATPAPAAEPLAVAAQPKPGVDKKVSADQTIRVDVNRLDSLMNLMGELVLGRNSLMQTISRITSAFEGNAQVQQLNQAAASVNYITTELQMAVMKMRMQPVGKVFSKFPRLVRDLSRDSHKQIELIMSGEDTELDKSVIEEIGDPLVHIIRNSCDHGIESPEDRIAKGKPAKGTITMQASQEGSNIVLRIQDDGKGLDVAAIRNKAVERGMAGRAEVDRMSEKELFRFIFEPGFSTAKVVSGVSGRGVGMDVVRTNIEKLSGLIELESARDRGTTLTIKLPLTLAIIQGLLIESDGEMFVLPLSSVFETVKANQADISFVNGRPVLRLRDEVIPVINVGDVLRRNRRGLSLAEKPYVVVVGLADKKLGINIDRFLGQEEVVIKSLGQYFGATEGIAGATILGDGRIRLIVDLLGLFNIAHRLA, encoded by the coding sequence ATGTCCAACGAGACGGAACTCCAACTGGACGAAATGAAGGAAATCATCGACGATTTCCTGGTCGAGACCGATGAACTCCTGCATTCACTGGATACCAACCTGGTGAAACTGGAGACGATGCCGTCGGACTTAAATCTGTTGAACGAAATTTTCCGCGCCGCGCACACGATCAAAGGGACCTCGAGTTTCCTTGGCTTCGATCAGGTCACCGAGTTGACCCACAAAATGGAAGACGTCCTGAATAAGCTGCGTAAAGCTGAACTGGCGGTGACGCCTGAGATAATGGACGTCCTGCTGGCGTCGCTCGACCTGCTCATGACGTTGATCGAGAATGTCAGAGCTCGCAATACGGAGCGGCTCGATCTCACTCAGATCGTAGCAAATCTGGTGGCGATACAGACTGGCGGGTCCGCTCCGGTGTTGCCGGAGGCTTCCCCGGTCGTTGAAGTCGCTGCGATCAAAGCGTCACCTGCAGAGGACGTAGCGACTCCGGCACCGGCGGCAGAGCCGTTGGCGGTGGCCGCCCAGCCCAAGCCAGGAGTCGACAAGAAGGTTTCCGCGGACCAGACCATCCGCGTGGATGTGAATCGACTTGATTCGCTCATGAACCTGATGGGTGAACTGGTGCTCGGCCGGAACAGCCTCATGCAGACGATCTCGCGTATCACCTCGGCGTTCGAAGGCAACGCGCAGGTGCAACAGCTCAATCAGGCGGCGGCCTCCGTGAACTACATCACGACCGAGTTACAAATGGCGGTAATGAAGATGCGCATGCAGCCGGTCGGAAAAGTGTTCAGCAAGTTTCCGCGCCTGGTTCGCGATCTCAGTCGCGACAGCCACAAACAGATCGAACTAATCATGTCGGGAGAGGACACCGAACTCGATAAGTCGGTTATCGAAGAGATCGGGGATCCGCTGGTGCATATCATACGGAACTCCTGCGATCACGGTATCGAATCACCTGAGGACCGGATAGCCAAAGGGAAGCCCGCAAAAGGAACGATCACTATGCAAGCGAGCCAGGAGGGCTCGAATATCGTGCTGCGTATACAGGATGACGGGAAGGGGCTCGATGTCGCTGCCATCCGGAACAAGGCGGTGGAACGGGGAATGGCCGGGCGAGCCGAAGTTGACCGCATGTCGGAAAAGGAACTGTTCCGGTTCATCTTCGAGCCGGGTTTTTCCACGGCCAAGGTGGTGTCCGGTGTGTCCGGCCGCGGCGTGGGGATGGATGTCGTCCGAACCAATATCGAGAAGCTAAGCGGATTGATCGAACTGGAGTCGGCCCGCGATCGGGGAACGACCTTGACAATCAAACTTCCGCTGACGCTGGCCATTATCCAGGGACTGCTTATCGAATCCGACGGCGAGATGTTTGTCCTGCCGTTGTCGTCGGTGTTCGAAACCGTGAAAGCGAACCAGGCGGACATTTCCTTCGTCAATGGCCGCCCCGTTCTGCGGCTCCGCGACGAGGTCATCCCGGTGATCAATGTCGGTGATGTGTTGCGACGAAACCGCCGCGGTCTGTCCCTGGCGGAAAAGCCGTATGTGGTGGTGGTCGGGCTGGCCGACAAGAAGTTGGGCATCAATATCGATCGGTTCCTGGGCCAGGAAGAAGTGGTCATTAAGTCACTGGGCCAGTATTTCGGTGCCACCGAAGGAATTGCCGGTGCCACCATACTTGGGGATGGACGGATTAGGTTGATAGTCGACCTGTTGGGTTTGTTCAATATCGCACATCGACTGGCGTAG
- a CDS encoding protein phosphatase CheZ, with product MTDTQDIYGRLQSELSSIALSVSGLLEAVRQIREPLVESQQKVPQATNQLDKISAQTEAAAHRMLDVVEHITQREEDVITGLAQLIAMIDARQQADVAMLITAIRQKAESNLNDAYAIMEALQFQDITSQQMNHAASLLEDIEDRLQNILGGFGPGGSSASGEDPARTRPTRAFDPHADLANKQARQTDIDSMFAKAKSR from the coding sequence ATGACTGACACGCAAGACATCTACGGCCGGCTGCAAAGCGAGCTGAGTTCGATCGCCTTGTCGGTGAGCGGACTCCTTGAAGCTGTGCGACAGATCCGCGAGCCGCTGGTTGAATCGCAGCAGAAGGTGCCGCAGGCCACCAACCAGCTCGACAAAATATCGGCGCAGACAGAGGCGGCGGCGCACCGGATGCTCGACGTGGTCGAACATATCACGCAGCGGGAAGAAGACGTGATCACCGGTCTGGCGCAGTTGATCGCCATGATCGATGCACGGCAGCAGGCCGATGTCGCCATGCTGATCACCGCGATCCGACAAAAAGCTGAGTCGAATCTGAACGACGCCTATGCGATCATGGAGGCACTCCAGTTTCAGGACATCACCTCGCAGCAAATGAACCACGCGGCCTCGTTACTTGAAGACATCGAGGACCGTCTGCAGAATATACTCGGCGGATTCGGTCCGGGCGGGTCATCAGCGTCCGGCGAGGATCCAGCGAGGACTCGTCCGACGCGGGCATTCGACCCGCACGCCGACTTGGCCAACAAACAGGCCCGGCAGACCGATATCGATTCGATGTTTGCCAAAGCGAAGTCGCGGTAA
- a CDS encoding response regulator, protein MADLKILAVDDSPTMRRIIINTLKRAGFENVVEATDGKDALGKLKEEKVNFVITDWNMPEMDGLAFVTTLRSMDEYKALPVLMVTTRSVKEDIIEAMKAGVNNYIVKPFTPETLKAKIDQVLAG, encoded by the coding sequence ATGGCGGATCTCAAAATACTGGCGGTTGACGACAGCCCCACCATGCGGCGGATCATTATCAATACGCTCAAACGGGCCGGTTTCGAGAACGTGGTCGAGGCCACCGACGGGAAGGACGCGCTGGGTAAACTGAAAGAGGAGAAGGTGAATTTCGTAATCACCGACTGGAACATGCCGGAGATGGACGGCCTGGCGTTCGTCACCACGTTGCGGTCGATGGACGAATACAAGGCGCTCCCGGTCTTGATGGTGACGACGCGGTCGGTCAAAGAGGATATCATTGAGGCGATGAAGGCGGGTGTGAACAACTATATCGTGAAGCCGTTCACGCCGGAGACATTGAAGGCGAAGATCGACCAGGTGCTGGCCGGCTGA
- a CDS encoding response regulator: protein MSQKILIVDDSPTIVKFVSFSLKNSGFEVVTASDGMDAIEKISRLSSPVDLVITDLNMPNLDGYSLIDTLRKNETYRDTPIIILSSEEGEDDRERGLAVGASSYLVKPFKSSRLLDEIARQLHQ from the coding sequence ATGAGCCAGAAAATACTGATTGTCGACGATTCACCGACCATCGTCAAGTTCGTTTCGTTCTCGCTCAAGAACAGCGGCTTCGAAGTCGTGACGGCATCGGATGGTATGGATGCGATTGAGAAGATCTCGCGTCTGTCGTCCCCAGTGGATCTGGTAATAACGGATCTGAACATGCCAAATCTGGATGGTTATTCGTTGATCGATACGCTGCGCAAGAATGAAACGTATCGCGATACGCCGATCATCATCCTCTCTTCCGAAGAGGGGGAGGACGATCGCGAACGCGGGCTGGCCGTGGGAGCCAGCTCCTATCTGGTCAAGCCGTTCAAATCATCGCGGCTTCTCGATGAGATAGCCAGGCAGTTACACCAATAG
- a CDS encoding protein-glutamate O-methyltransferase CheR yields MQGQLDGDIEMTAEEFGLIRDFIHERSGIFFPENKMYLVKNRLARRMEDLQIKTVRDYFYHVKYDLSLKEFHRLMDLVTTNETSFFRNEPQLQCFSDEALPLVINEQSTRKGNRTLRIWSAGCSTGEEPYTLAIIILERLRNAAGWNIEIVANDISEQVLQKARLGEYSGITMRGVRPDLLARYFSRSGDSYRVNPEVKALVKFSHMNLNDSRKLAMVSGMDMVFCRNVMIYFSDDVKRQIVRGFYNALRPGGYLFIGHSETLHGISKAFKLVYFKNALVYQKEAAAVTTAEPARQAPCTVRTAASPLAARSTSAADGATRAMELLSKIKPVTVRK; encoded by the coding sequence ATGCAGGGCCAATTGGACGGCGACATCGAAATGACGGCTGAGGAGTTTGGGTTGATCCGGGATTTCATCCATGAACGGAGCGGCATCTTTTTCCCTGAGAATAAAATGTATCTGGTCAAGAACAGACTGGCCAGGCGGATGGAGGATCTTCAGATCAAGACCGTCCGCGACTATTTCTACCACGTGAAGTACGACCTCTCTCTGAAAGAGTTCCACCGCCTGATGGACCTGGTGACTACCAATGAAACGAGTTTCTTTCGCAACGAACCGCAGTTGCAGTGCTTCTCGGATGAGGCTCTCCCGTTGGTGATCAATGAGCAGTCAACCCGCAAGGGGAACAGGACGCTTCGCATCTGGTCGGCCGGGTGTTCGACCGGAGAGGAACCGTATACCCTGGCCATCATCATTCTCGAGCGGTTGCGGAATGCGGCAGGCTGGAACATTGAGATCGTCGCCAACGACATTTCCGAACAGGTGCTCCAGAAAGCGCGTTTGGGGGAGTATTCAGGCATAACCATGAGAGGCGTCCGACCGGACCTGCTTGCCCGATACTTCTCGCGATCCGGTGACAGCTATCGAGTGAATCCGGAAGTCAAAGCGCTGGTGAAGTTTTCACATATGAATCTGAATGACTCGCGCAAGCTGGCCATGGTGAGCGGCATGGACATGGTGTTCTGCCGCAATGTCATGATCTACTTCTCCGACGACGTGAAGCGGCAGATCGTGCGCGGGTTCTACAATGCGCTGCGACCGGGCGGCTATCTGTTCATCGGACATTCCGAGACGTTGCACGGCATCAGCAAGGCGTTCAAGCTCGTGTACTTCAAGAACGCCCTGGTGTACCAGAAAGAAGCTGCGGCCGTAACCACCGCCGAACCGGCCCGTCAGGCGCCATGCACCGTTCGGACGGCGGCATCTCCACTGGCGGCTAGGAGCACGAGCGCGGCCGACGGCGCTACCCGGGCGATGGAACTGTTGAGCAAAATCAAACCGGTGACAGTGAGGAAGTAA
- a CDS encoding response regulator: MSKPSILVVDDELLIRDLLYDFFSGQGWQIAVAENGEKALEILHDRSVDLVLSDIKMPQMDGLALTAELKQEYPSIPVILMTGFPSVDSAVSALRSRVVDYIIKPFNINQLYKLAEATVKRQQ; this comes from the coding sequence ATGTCTAAACCGTCAATCCTGGTTGTCGATGACGAACTGCTCATCCGCGATCTCCTCTATGATTTCTTTTCAGGACAGGGGTGGCAGATCGCCGTTGCCGAAAACGGCGAAAAGGCGTTGGAGATCCTCCATGACCGTTCGGTGGACCTGGTCCTAAGTGATATCAAAATGCCGCAGATGGATGGTCTGGCCCTGACGGCCGAATTGAAACAAGAGTATCCGAGTATCCCTGTCATTCTGATGACCGGATTTCCGTCAGTTGACAGCGCGGTCTCTGCGTTGCGGAGCCGGGTAGTGGATTATATCATCAAGCCGTTCAACATTAACCAACTGTACAAACTTGCCGAGGCGACCGTCAAACGTCAGCAGTGA
- a CDS encoding HEAT repeat domain-containing protein codes for MRDTSTRVVELLAGLQSPEFTTRELAVRELATYAQDEALAGLVLALEDPDLGIRELAADSLVRANRPTVSHLLIRFLEHQDIGTRNLASEILVRIGREAVPALLANITVDDHDVRKFVVDVLGLIGDPQAVEALCDRLGDANSNVACSAAEALGEIRDNRAVPHLMAAFETREEIRLSVVEALGKIGTSETLHQLYAGLVADDPVLLFAVIDAIGQIGLADSVPHLLPFLDHKDQSIAEAALAAVVRIHARNRGAVECDIPLERFLAAVLEGMRNGDQAMIDFALMRPSWWLSAASLAGLVDAIPFLPEENHHRLSELLSGLGQPAIEVFFDRLRGAAPEAKIVLLDIVKEIVDDSVAAMLVPVADDTDPGVRRKVAQVLGISGFNGAVTTLKRLAMDANGHVRSAAFFSLGWLCSEQDVDFIFSGLDDVYRDVREAALGALIVIGGPRVVAKFTADLYHENAERQRLAVSALGMIGEADVVDPLIKAINHPEATVRQSAINALARLGPVCDPEPIRVALNDENSSVRKAAISALVALCGRVAVRDIKCLLDDEDVWVRYHAINALAELRDPSLAALVLPYLTDSQDIVKIAVIKGLAQMRAIDALPALHSLRSDTNKDVETAIGMAVSTLEGADHV; via the coding sequence ATGCGGGATACGTCTACACGGGTTGTTGAGCTGCTGGCAGGATTGCAGTCTCCCGAGTTCACGACGCGTGAACTGGCGGTGCGGGAACTGGCGACCTACGCCCAGGATGAAGCGCTGGCCGGTCTGGTACTGGCGCTGGAGGACCCAGACCTGGGTATACGCGAACTGGCGGCCGACTCGCTCGTGCGCGCCAACCGTCCCACCGTCTCGCACCTCCTGATTCGATTTCTGGAGCATCAGGATATCGGCACCCGCAACCTGGCCTCCGAGATTCTCGTGCGAATTGGTCGTGAGGCGGTACCGGCGCTGCTGGCCAACATTACTGTCGATGACCACGATGTCCGCAAGTTCGTGGTTGATGTCCTCGGTTTGATCGGTGACCCGCAGGCGGTCGAAGCGCTCTGCGACCGGCTTGGCGACGCCAACAGCAATGTGGCGTGTTCCGCCGCGGAGGCGCTGGGAGAGATCCGAGACAACAGGGCTGTTCCTCACCTCATGGCCGCTTTTGAAACGCGGGAGGAGATCCGCCTGTCGGTTGTCGAGGCGCTCGGTAAGATCGGTACATCAGAAACGCTGCATCAGTTGTATGCCGGGCTTGTTGCCGACGACCCGGTGTTGTTGTTCGCCGTCATAGACGCAATAGGGCAGATCGGTCTCGCCGACTCGGTCCCTCACCTCCTGCCATTTCTGGACCACAAAGACCAGTCGATCGCTGAGGCGGCGCTGGCTGCGGTGGTGAGAATTCACGCACGCAATCGCGGGGCTGTCGAGTGTGATATTCCGCTCGAACGGTTTCTGGCAGCGGTTCTTGAAGGCATGCGAAACGGCGACCAGGCGATGATCGACTTCGCGCTGATGAGGCCCTCGTGGTGGCTTTCGGCCGCCTCTTTAGCCGGTCTGGTCGACGCCATTCCATTCTTGCCTGAAGAGAATCACCACCGCCTGTCGGAACTGCTGTCCGGTCTCGGTCAGCCTGCCATAGAAGTGTTTTTTGACCGCCTCCGCGGTGCTGCGCCGGAAGCCAAGATCGTTCTTCTCGATATCGTCAAGGAGATTGTCGACGATTCGGTAGCCGCCATGCTCGTTCCTGTCGCCGATGACACCGATCCGGGTGTTCGGCGCAAGGTAGCGCAGGTGCTGGGGATCAGCGGCTTCAACGGAGCCGTGACCACGCTCAAACGTCTGGCGATGGATGCCAACGGTCATGTCCGCTCGGCTGCCTTTTTCTCGCTCGGCTGGTTATGCTCCGAGCAGGATGTCGATTTCATTTTTTCCGGACTCGATGACGTGTATCGCGACGTGCGCGAGGCCGCCCTCGGCGCGCTGATCGTTATTGGCGGGCCACGGGTGGTCGCCAAGTTCACGGCCGACCTCTACCACGAAAACGCCGAGCGACAACGTCTGGCGGTCTCGGCCCTCGGTATGATAGGGGAGGCGGACGTGGTGGACCCGCTCATCAAAGCGATCAATCACCCCGAAGCGACAGTGCGCCAGAGCGCGATCAACGCGCTGGCGCGGCTGGGACCGGTGTGCGATCCGGAGCCTATACGGGTGGCGCTCAACGACGAGAACAGCAGTGTGCGCAAAGCGGCCATTTCGGCGCTCGTGGCGCTCTGTGGCCGGGTGGCAGTTCGCGATATCAAATGCCTGCTGGACGACGAAGATGTCTGGGTGCGCTACCACGCCATCAACGCACTGGCGGAATTGCGGGACCCCTCACTCGCGGCGCTGGTGCTGCCGTACCTGACCGATTCGCAGGATATTGTCAAGATCGCCGTCATCAAGGGACTGGCCCAGATGCGGGCGATCGACGCATTGCCGGCTCTCCATTCATTGAGGAGCGACACCAACAAAGATGTGGAGACTGCCATCGGCATGGCAGTGTCGACGCTTGAAGGAGCCGACCATGTCTAA
- a CDS encoding STAS domain-containing protein has protein sequence MEISTRQQGPVTVLQLNGRLDLASGTILKEQVKKLLGKNTTCVHLNLTGVDFINSSGLGALVSIMKEVRMFKGRLTLSNLANYVQEIFDITQLSHIFEIFSSEEEALSSYQPVTTL, from the coding sequence ATGGAGATTTCAACGCGGCAGCAGGGACCGGTGACGGTACTGCAGCTCAACGGCAGGCTGGATCTGGCCAGCGGCACGATCCTGAAGGAACAGGTGAAGAAGCTGCTGGGGAAGAACACCACCTGCGTACACCTGAACCTCACCGGAGTCGATTTCATCAACAGCTCCGGACTGGGGGCGCTGGTGTCGATCATGAAAGAAGTCAGGATGTTCAAAGGGCGCCTGACGTTGTCCAACCTGGCTAACTACGTGCAGGAGATCTTCGATATCACGCAGTTGTCGCACATTTTCGAGATCTTCTCCTCTGAAGAGGAAGCGCTTTCGTCGTATCAGCCGGTCACTACGCTCTGA
- a CDS encoding ATP-binding protein: MTTQRYQFSYPSISESEGRFLDDVERVLRKYHVEATPAQRLMLAMSEAFTNALVHANRRQPDKRILVDIAVNETEISADITDEGVGGVKAIERKSPPGLLAEGGRGIDLIRHCSSEVSFRENAGGGLTVTIRVKREKNTVAL; this comes from the coding sequence ATGACGACGCAGCGATATCAATTCAGCTATCCGTCGATAAGCGAATCGGAAGGCCGGTTTCTGGATGATGTTGAGAGGGTTTTGAGGAAATACCACGTCGAGGCAACACCGGCTCAGCGGCTCATGCTGGCCATGTCCGAGGCGTTTACCAATGCACTGGTACACGCCAACCGGCGACAACCGGATAAGAGAATCCTCGTGGACATCGCGGTAAACGAAACGGAGATAAGTGCCGATATAACGGACGAAGGGGTTGGAGGAGTGAAGGCGATTGAGCGAAAGAGCCCGCCCGGCCTGCTGGCGGAAGGGGGCCGCGGGATAGATCTGATTCGGCACTGTTCGAGCGAGGTCTCGTTTCGGGAAAACGCCGGCGGCGGTCTGACGGTCACTATCAGGGTGAAACGCGAGAAGAACACGGTTGCTTTATAA
- a CDS encoding SpoIIE family protein phosphatase, with protein sequence MATVYNWESQIEQLEARLGVQKAQLCDLTTMGAVITSIHEIDKVLSVVMDMAIRLVDGEVGLIMMEEEGELKPKISWGVSETFARSLKHGEQMDLPSFCFSSGQAIVQNDIGLRTEGIALNSLIALPIRTAEKCFGVMIIINKANGGPYNSQDQEILEMLLNFVAVAVDNALLMKETLRRQKVEQEMQIARQVQETILPQNLQAVEGVEIGSVYHPAREVGGDFYDIARLDNSSFVVLLGDVSNKGVPAALVMSAASGIIRSLLCTNPAITMAELAGALNDLLASSIVKDREMYVTLFLARVDVAARTLSYCNAGHLPGLFWDSTARQVRNLAAGGPIVGQFPGCAFIQEECQLRTGDRLFLFTDGLTEAADIYGQLFGRERAEQAFVAGLELAPSAFCQKMKETVDAFSKGAPDDTHDDFTVLQVWVK encoded by the coding sequence ATGGCTACCGTGTACAACTGGGAATCACAGATCGAGCAACTGGAAGCCCGCCTTGGGGTTCAGAAGGCGCAGCTCTGCGACCTGACCACCATGGGGGCGGTCATTACATCGATACATGAGATCGACAAGGTCTTGTCGGTGGTTATGGACATGGCGATCCGCCTGGTTGACGGTGAGGTCGGGCTTATCATGATGGAAGAAGAGGGGGAACTGAAGCCCAAGATCTCGTGGGGAGTGAGCGAGACATTCGCCCGTTCGCTCAAGCACGGCGAGCAGATGGATCTGCCGAGCTTCTGTTTCAGCTCGGGCCAGGCGATCGTTCAGAACGATATCGGGCTTCGTACCGAAGGAATTGCGCTCAACTCACTGATAGCGCTGCCGATCCGGACCGCCGAGAAATGCTTTGGCGTCATGATCATCATAAACAAGGCGAACGGCGGCCCCTACAATTCGCAAGACCAGGAGATCCTGGAGATGCTCCTGAATTTCGTGGCCGTGGCGGTCGACAACGCCCTCCTGATGAAAGAGACTTTGAGGCGCCAGAAGGTCGAACAGGAGATGCAGATCGCCCGGCAGGTGCAAGAGACGATTCTCCCACAGAATCTTCAGGCAGTTGAAGGGGTGGAGATTGGAAGCGTGTACCACCCGGCCCGCGAAGTCGGTGGGGACTTCTATGATATCGCAAGATTGGATAACTCGTCGTTTGTCGTGTTGCTGGGCGATGTGTCCAACAAGGGGGTGCCGGCGGCGCTGGTGATGTCGGCGGCGTCTGGCATCATCCGGTCGCTGCTGTGCACCAATCCTGCCATAACCATGGCGGAACTGGCGGGGGCGCTCAACGATCTCCTGGCCAGCAGCATTGTCAAGGACCGCGAGATGTATGTCACGCTGTTTCTGGCCAGGGTCGATGTTGCCGCCCGGACGCTGAGCTACTGTAATGCCGGGCACCTGCCAGGCCTGTTTTGGGACAGTACCGCCAGGCAAGTGCGCAATCTTGCGGCAGGCGGACCGATTGTCGGGCAGTTCCCGGGCTGTGCTTTTATACAAGAGGAGTGTCAGTTGAGGACCGGCGACAGGCTATTTCTTTTCACAGACGGTTTGACAGAGGCAGCAGACATCTATGGCCAGTTGTTCGGCCGGGAGCGGGCCGAACAGGCCTTTGTAGCCGGACTGGAGCTGGCGCCGTCGGCCTTCTGTCAGAAGATGAAAGAGACGGTGGACGCGTTCTCCAAAGGCGCGCCGGATGACACTCACGATGATTTCACGGTGCTGCAGGTGTGGGTGAAATGA